In Methanofollis fontis, the following proteins share a genomic window:
- the thiL gene encoding thiamine-phosphate kinase yields the protein MDERGLIRSLVPLLGSAATADDCAAVRHGGEWLLLSTDMLHETTDFPIGMTDVEIGWMAAAVTLSDIAAMGARPLTLLLATGLDRPERLAGITEGALACCRAHGADLAGGDTDAHTELTIVSTGLGTAASPVRRSGARPGDLICVTGYLGGAQAALSGHDQYWRRLIEPVPRVAEGLALNAAGVTAMMDISDGLALSLHDMLAVNECGFAVDSARLPRPGGVPEDEGREFALYGGGDFELLFTIPAEHFPVVGVDATVIGAVVAERSVTVDGAPLPGRGYMHCWGSSPDQNPDFR from the coding sequence ATGGATGAACGCGGCCTGATCCGATCTCTTGTCCCCCTTCTGGGATCGGCGGCGACGGCCGACGACTGTGCGGCGGTCAGGCACGGGGGGGAATGGCTCCTCCTCTCCACCGATATGCTCCACGAGACGACCGACTTCCCGATCGGGATGACGGACGTAGAGATCGGGTGGATGGCGGCGGCGGTGACCCTCTCCGACATTGCGGCGATGGGGGCGCGGCCCCTCACCCTGCTGCTGGCGACCGGTCTTGACCGTCCCGAACGCCTCGCCGGGATCACGGAGGGGGCGCTCGCCTGCTGCCGCGCCCATGGCGCCGATCTCGCCGGCGGCGACACCGACGCCCATACCGAACTGACGATCGTCTCCACCGGTCTCGGGACCGCTGCCTCTCCGGTCCGGCGGAGCGGGGCCCGTCCCGGGGACCTCATCTGCGTCACCGGGTATCTGGGCGGGGCGCAGGCGGCGCTCTCGGGCCATGATCAATACTGGCGACGCCTGATCGAACCGGTGCCGCGGGTGGCGGAGGGTCTCGCCCTCAATGCCGCCGGGGTGACGGCGATGATGGACATCTCGGACGGTCTTGCCCTCTCCCTCCACGACATGCTGGCGGTGAACGAATGCGGGTTTGCTGTGGATTCGGCCCGTCTCCCGCGGCCGGGCGGCGTCCCTGAGGACGAGGGGCGGGAGTTCGCCCTCTATGGCGGCGGGGACTTCGAACTCCTGTTCACGATCCCTGCTGAACATTTCCCGGTGGTCGGGGTGGATGCGACGGTGATCGGGGCGGTGGTGGCGGAACGGAGCGTCACGGTGGACGGGGCGCCCCTGCCCGGGCGGGGGTATATGCACTGCTGGGGGAGTTCGCCTGACCAGAATCCGGATTTTAGGTGA